In Pelosinus sp. UFO1, one genomic interval encodes:
- a CDS encoding YibE/F family protein has translation MKQRWYTICYSLIFLGLMAFLFTYFELDTQTKNIVDSSSSHYENAIVLSKSMLIDEHPDYYQEELVKVRLETGANKGQIVEIRHSIAAKQQIFDLVVNPGDRLVIEILNENGIEGYYIGDFYRIPYFILLLGILLLGLFIFGRITGVKSLIGIGLVLFLLWHGFLAHTMHSQLNIYLLTLLYCGFISLLVLMLVGGFRKKTWAALLGTWGGVFIAGLLSYMTIQLMHLTGIDTEEAVTLKAGIPSIDFQGILFASIIIGALGAIIDVTISIASAQYEIWAANPKIDWRDLYKRGMNVGRDMMGAMVNTLILAYVGGFMPSLLLLASYNGVSFTHIINTQSIMTELIRAIIGSIGLIYAIPLTAIISSMLLCCKKPQ, from the coding sequence TTGAAACAGAGATGGTATACGATTTGTTATTCTTTAATATTCTTAGGTTTGATGGCTTTTCTATTTACTTATTTTGAGTTAGATACACAAACAAAAAACATTGTTGACTCTAGTTCTTCTCATTATGAAAATGCAATCGTATTATCAAAGAGTATGCTTATAGATGAACACCCAGATTATTATCAAGAGGAATTGGTTAAAGTACGGTTAGAGACTGGGGCAAATAAAGGTCAAATCGTAGAAATTAGACATTCTATTGCTGCGAAGCAACAGATTTTTGATTTAGTTGTAAACCCCGGAGATCGTTTGGTTATCGAAATTCTCAATGAAAATGGAATAGAAGGCTATTATATAGGTGATTTTTATCGAATTCCATATTTCATATTATTATTAGGTATATTATTATTAGGATTATTTATTTTTGGACGAATTACAGGTGTTAAGTCATTAATAGGCATTGGACTTGTTTTGTTTTTGCTTTGGCATGGTTTTTTAGCGCATACCATGCACTCACAGTTAAATATCTATTTGCTGACTCTATTGTATTGTGGATTTATAAGCCTACTTGTACTTATGTTAGTTGGTGGTTTTAGAAAAAAAACATGGGCAGCTTTGCTTGGTACTTGGGGCGGTGTTTTTATTGCAGGCTTATTATCCTATATGACAATACAACTCATGCATTTGACGGGTATTGATACAGAAGAGGCTGTTACTCTAAAAGCGGGTATACCTTCAATCGATTTTCAAGGCATATTGTTCGCGAGTATAATCATTGGTGCGTTAGGGGCTATTATAGATGTAACAATTTCTATAGCTTCAGCTCAATATGAAATATGGGCTGCAAATCCGAAAATTGACTGGAGAGATCTGTATAAACGCGGTATGAATGTTGGCAGAGACATGATGGGTGCTATGGTTAATACTCTAATTTTGGCATATGTTGGTGGTTTTATGCCATCATTACTATTGCTAGCTAGCTATAATGGTGTGTCTTTTACCCATATAATCAATACACAAAGTATTATGACCGAATTAATTAGGGCGATAATAGGAAGTATTGGTTTGATTTATGCAATACCTCTCACGGCCATCATTTCGTCTATGCTTTTGTGTTGCAAGAAACCACAGTAA
- a CDS encoding AraC family transcriptional regulator, producing the protein MEKFTSCKLAILECLKNKYYAIAHLHKEEKIMDMHIHDCYEIYYSISGGRQFLIDNRFYDINPGDLFIINQFESHYLTQINNMVHERIIISIHPDFLKEISTTKTDLNYCFTERNQLFNHRISLNKEQQHRFLYYIGKITTLNEFGSDILERVAFMEMMVMINSLFINNHSSEIADSNFQYNQQVQEILTYINQHITEVITVEQLAEQFYISTSYICRIFKATTGTTINKYINARRITIAKSLLTMGHGVGEVCEKCGFNDYSNFLKAFTKAVGISPKKYGQYSAS; encoded by the coding sequence ATGGAGAAATTCACATCTTGCAAGTTAGCAATCTTGGAATGCCTGAAAAACAAATATTATGCAATCGCACATTTGCACAAAGAAGAGAAAATCATGGATATGCATATCCATGATTGTTATGAAATCTATTATTCCATTTCAGGCGGGAGACAGTTTCTTATCGATAACCGTTTTTATGATATTAATCCAGGAGATTTATTTATTATCAATCAATTTGAGAGCCATTATCTAACCCAAATCAATAACATGGTTCATGAACGTATTATTATCTCGATCCACCCTGATTTTTTAAAGGAAATTTCGACGACAAAAACAGACCTGAACTATTGTTTTACCGAGCGTAATCAGCTATTTAACCATCGTATTTCATTAAACAAAGAGCAGCAGCATCGCTTTCTTTATTATATTGGCAAAATAACTACATTAAATGAATTTGGCAGTGATATTCTTGAACGGGTAGCTTTTATGGAAATGATGGTTATGATCAATAGTTTATTTATCAACAACCATAGCTCAGAAATAGCGGATTCCAACTTTCAGTACAATCAACAGGTGCAAGAAATCCTGACCTACATCAATCAACATATTACCGAGGTGATTACTGTAGAACAGCTGGCAGAACAGTTCTACATCAGTACCTCTTATATCTGCAGGATTTTCAAGGCAACTACAGGCACCACGATTAACAAGTACATTAATGCCCGGCGTATTACCATCGCAAAATCTTTATTAACTATGGGGCACGGAGTCGGTGAAGTCTGTGAGAAGTGTGGCTTTAATGATTACAGCAACTTCTTAAAAGCGTTTACAAAAGCAGTTGGCATATCGCCGAAAAAATATGGTCAATATAGTGCAAGCTAA
- a CDS encoding Na+/H+ antiporter NhaC family protein: MDTIIVFILFFISLLFSIYHDISIIYSLLLGLICFSLLSLRRGYTVTNLLHMMMIGSKKSLIVIKIFVLIGAITAVWRASGTISFIVYYAIAFVSAKYFILSAFLLCCLVSFLLGTSFGTVGTIGVVLMVLAKGGNVDINMTAGAIIAGAYFGDRCSPMSSSANLIASLTDTKLYININNMMKTSILPFIFSIIGYTYLSNANPLSFYNTQMTDEILKSFDIGIITLFPAAIILLLAAFRIDVKLSMGISILSGILIGVYVQHISISQMATYIMTGYTMEQGGFFANIIQGGGLYSMLKVALIVLISSSYSGIFEGTGLLQPIELFFERLSEKISVYPTTILSSIATAAFSCNQTLAVMLTHQFAYKIYEKKQRTKYQLALDMENTVIVLSAIIPWNIAGAVPAAALATDSAFIPYAFYLFLVPLVNLFFSYKLNHSTDSNTTSE, encoded by the coding sequence TTGGACACTATAATCGTCTTTATTCTTTTTTTTATTTCTCTGCTTTTTAGCATTTATCATGATATTTCCATTATTTACTCTCTGCTTTTAGGGCTTATCTGCTTCTCTTTACTCTCGTTACGTCGAGGTTATACTGTAACAAATTTACTTCACATGATGATGATCGGCTCAAAAAAGTCCCTTATTGTCATCAAGATTTTTGTCCTGATCGGCGCAATAACAGCTGTTTGGCGAGCCAGTGGAACGATCTCCTTTATAGTGTATTATGCAATTGCCTTTGTCAGTGCAAAGTACTTCATACTATCCGCCTTTTTACTCTGCTGCCTAGTATCCTTTTTACTCGGAACCTCTTTTGGCACCGTGGGAACCATTGGTGTAGTACTTATGGTACTAGCCAAAGGGGGTAATGTTGATATCAATATGACGGCAGGTGCCATCATCGCAGGAGCCTATTTTGGTGATCGCTGCTCCCCTATGTCTTCGAGTGCTAATCTTATAGCGTCTTTGACAGATACCAAGCTGTATATAAATATAAATAATATGATGAAAACTTCGATCCTGCCATTTATCTTTTCAATTATAGGATATACCTACTTATCAAATGCGAATCCTCTGTCCTTTTATAACACGCAAATGACAGACGAGATATTGAAATCTTTTGATATAGGCATAATTACCTTATTTCCCGCTGCCATTATACTCCTGTTAGCAGCCTTTCGGATTGATGTAAAATTATCAATGGGTATCAGCATACTTTCTGGTATCCTGATTGGCGTTTATGTTCAACACATATCCATTTCACAAATGGCAACATACATTATGACAGGCTACACCATGGAACAGGGCGGCTTCTTTGCCAATATCATTCAGGGTGGCGGCCTATATTCTATGCTGAAAGTTGCTCTAATTGTTTTAATTTCCTCTTCCTACTCCGGCATTTTTGAGGGAACTGGTTTATTACAGCCAATTGAACTTTTCTTCGAGCGACTTAGCGAAAAAATCAGTGTCTATCCTACTACAATACTATCCAGCATCGCTACCGCTGCTTTTAGCTGCAACCAAACATTGGCAGTCATGCTCACCCATCAATTTGCCTATAAAATCTATGAGAAAAAACAACGTACCAAGTACCAATTGGCCCTCGACATGGAAAATACGGTCATCGTACTCTCCGCTATCATCCCCTGGAATATTGCAGGAGCTGTTCCTGCCGCTGCACTCGCAACAGATTCAGCCTTTATCCCTTATGCCTTTTATCTTTTCCTTGTACCCCTAGTTAATTTATTTTTTTCATACAAATTGAATCATTCAACCGATTCCAACACTACAAGCGAATAG
- a CDS encoding RpiB/LacA/LacB family sugar-phosphate isomerase, with translation MKIALINENSQAAKNEMICSALKKVVEPMGHEVFNYGMYGAEDKEQLTYVQNGILAAILLNSKAVDYVITGCGTGEGAMLSCNSFPGVLCGHVVDPSDAYMFAQINDGNAIALPFAKGFGWGAELNLEYIFEKLFLGESGQGYPKDRVIPEQRNKKILDEVKKVTHQDMLTILKNIDQELLKGAVSGEKFQEYFFANCKNDEIAAYIKRVLA, from the coding sequence ATGAAAATTGCATTAATCAATGAAAATAGCCAAGCGGCTAAAAATGAAATGATTTGTTCCGCTTTGAAAAAAGTGGTAGAACCTATGGGCCATGAAGTATTTAACTACGGAATGTATGGTGCTGAGGATAAAGAGCAATTGACTTATGTACAGAATGGAATTCTGGCAGCGATCTTGTTAAACTCAAAAGCAGTAGATTATGTTATAACAGGATGTGGCACAGGAGAAGGTGCTATGTTATCGTGCAATTCCTTTCCAGGAGTGTTATGCGGACATGTGGTGGATCCATCCGATGCCTATATGTTTGCTCAAATCAATGACGGAAATGCAATTGCGTTACCCTTTGCCAAAGGATTTGGCTGGGGTGCTGAATTAAACCTTGAATACATTTTTGAAAAATTATTTCTAGGCGAAAGCGGGCAAGGTTATCCAAAAGATAGAGTAATCCCAGAACAACGCAACAAGAAAATCTTAGATGAAGTTAAAAAAGTAACTCATCAAGATATGCTGACGATATTAAAAAATATTGATCAAGAGTTATTAAAAGGTGCAGTAAGTGGAGAGAAATTCCAAGAGTATTTCTTCGCAAATTGCAAAAATGACGAAATTGCCGCTTATATCAAACGTGTATTAGCTTAA
- a CDS encoding lactate racemase domain-containing protein — translation MKIKKGGVVSDLLKDVPIPKMFYAKQIFPRPIITPKEIPGVVFAELSKEKCADQIKPGMNIAITAGSRGIANVDVITKAIVDFVKAQNAKPFIVPAMGSHGGATAQGQIEILAGYNITEEKMGCPIKSCMDTVMLGYSELGKPVYLDKIAYESDGIIVSCRLKLHNAFRGEYESGPCKMMVVGLGKQHGAESVHSDGMGKIAENLPANAKIILEKAPILLAIPCMENAYDETCKIEAIHKDDIMAREPELLKWAAANMPQLIVGEGDVLIVDEIGKNYSGTGVDPNITGTFSTDYATGGLQVQRTCMLDITDCSHGNGLGTGLASAITKRLFDKLDPEKMYPNCLTSTVLKSAGIPIVVATDKEAIQLCIRTLNNVNKGKARIIRIPNSLHIGQIMLSEAYYEDVNHGKYEGLEAESEPQYMEFDVEGNLITSIIRE, via the coding sequence GTGAAAATTAAAAAAGGTGGGGTTGTATCAGATTTATTAAAGGATGTACCTATCCCTAAAATGTTTTATGCAAAGCAAATATTCCCAAGACCAATTATTACGCCAAAAGAAATACCAGGAGTTGTTTTTGCCGAATTATCCAAAGAAAAATGTGCCGATCAAATTAAGCCGGGGATGAATATAGCCATTACTGCAGGAAGCAGGGGGATTGCAAACGTAGATGTTATTACGAAAGCAATCGTAGATTTTGTGAAAGCTCAAAATGCCAAGCCGTTCATTGTTCCAGCAATGGGAAGTCATGGCGGAGCAACAGCACAAGGACAGATAGAAATATTAGCAGGCTATAACATTACAGAAGAAAAAATGGGATGTCCGATAAAATCCTGCATGGACACCGTAATGTTAGGTTATTCAGAATTAGGAAAGCCAGTTTATTTAGATAAAATAGCTTATGAATCAGATGGTATTATTGTATCTTGTCGTCTAAAGCTTCATAACGCATTCCGCGGTGAATATGAGAGTGGGCCTTGTAAGATGATGGTAGTTGGTCTAGGGAAACAGCATGGTGCAGAGAGTGTCCATAGCGATGGTATGGGGAAGATTGCTGAGAATCTACCGGCCAATGCAAAAATAATCCTGGAAAAAGCGCCCATTTTACTAGCGATTCCCTGTATGGAAAATGCATATGATGAAACTTGTAAAATAGAAGCCATTCATAAAGATGATATTATGGCTAGAGAACCGGAATTATTAAAATGGGCGGCTGCTAATATGCCTCAGTTAATTGTAGGCGAGGGAGACGTTCTCATTGTTGACGAAATTGGCAAAAACTATAGCGGTACTGGGGTAGACCCTAATATTACAGGCACATTTTCTACCGATTATGCAACCGGTGGTTTGCAGGTTCAAAGAACGTGTATGTTGGATATTACAGATTGTTCTCATGGAAATGGATTAGGTACTGGCTTAGCTAGTGCAATTACAAAACGGTTATTTGATAAGTTGGATCCTGAAAAGATGTATCCTAATTGTTTGACAAGTACCGTACTAAAGTCAGCGGGAATTCCGATTGTTGTAGCAACCGATAAAGAAGCCATTCAATTATGTATACGAACTTTAAATAATGTAAACAAAGGAAAGGCAAGAATCATTCGTATTCCGAATAGTCTTCATATTGGACAGATTATGTTATCAGAAGCATATTATGAGGATGTTAATCATGGAAAATATGAAGGGTTAGAAGCAGAAAGTGAGCCGCAATACATGGAATTTGATGTGGAAGGAAATCTAATTACGTCTATTATCAGAGAGTAA
- a CDS encoding methyl-accepting chemotaxis protein yields the protein MNLLKWMGKSIQVKVTAVLVIGLLLTLSILGVCNFYNAKSILVSDVEEDLVHRANAYAEDIGTWKGTREIEVSILATNQSVVNGDTAGALAYLKEEIKRNPIYSRFWLVDAKGQSIHTSGDRTNIADRDYFKQVMSTGKVVTTDPIISKADGKMVVSVVAPIKKNNQIIGALGGTVPIDALISRVNEIKVAQSGYAYVIQGDGLIIIHPDKEQVMKTNILKDPDGNNQLKTVMNKMVNGETGTGNYVDGGITKYVAYAPIPGTHWSLGINAPEKEIFVKLTPFLRSSLITIGLILIAACGFGILISRRLTKPIIRLNQAIEKMAEGDLTSQVAVIGGATTQSVAGKDELEAMGIYFDSMVKKIRSLVQQIATSAEQVAASSEELTASAEQSSIAANQVAETITEVASGSASQMQAVDAATDVVEKMSASIQQVAAHSENVAATAEKTALAARSGGKAIEDTTKQMENIEKTVTNSAQVVEKLGDRSKEIGQIVDTIAGIAGQTNLLALNAAIEAARAGEQGRGFAVVAEEVRKLAEQSEDAAKHIAVLIGEIQGDTEIAVNVMSEGTKEVKRGSEVVHTAGKAFGEILNLIEQVSDQIRDISAAIQQVAGGSEQIVSSIKEIDRISGATAGYTQTVSASTEEQSASMEEIAASSEALAKMSEELRSIIAQFKV from the coding sequence ATGAATTTGCTTAAATGGATGGGAAAAAGTATTCAGGTAAAGGTTACAGCTGTTTTAGTGATTGGGTTATTACTTACATTAAGTATTCTAGGAGTATGTAATTTCTATAATGCAAAAAGCATATTAGTTTCAGATGTTGAGGAGGATCTTGTCCACCGAGCAAATGCCTATGCTGAAGACATTGGAACGTGGAAAGGCACTCGAGAAATCGAAGTTTCAATATTGGCAACGAACCAAAGTGTTGTTAATGGAGATACGGCGGGCGCACTTGCTTACTTAAAAGAAGAGATCAAGCGCAATCCGATTTATTCACGGTTTTGGCTTGTAGATGCTAAGGGGCAATCCATTCATACATCGGGTGATAGAACGAATATCGCTGATCGTGACTATTTTAAACAGGTCATGTCAACTGGCAAAGTGGTAACTACCGATCCTATTATTTCTAAGGCGGATGGCAAAATGGTAGTATCTGTTGTTGCTCCGATCAAAAAGAACAACCAGATTATAGGTGCTCTCGGCGGTACAGTCCCTATTGATGCTCTCATTTCACGTGTTAATGAAATTAAGGTTGCACAAAGTGGTTATGCCTATGTCATTCAAGGTGATGGATTAATCATTATACATCCTGATAAAGAACAAGTCATGAAGACCAATATACTAAAGGATCCTGATGGAAATAATCAGCTTAAAACGGTAATGAATAAAATGGTAAATGGGGAAACTGGAACTGGTAATTACGTAGATGGGGGCATTACAAAGTATGTAGCTTACGCTCCTATTCCCGGAACTCACTGGAGTTTAGGGATTAATGCCCCAGAAAAAGAGATTTTTGTAAAATTAACACCGTTTCTAAGGTCCTCCCTTATTACAATTGGCTTGATTCTTATTGCTGCTTGTGGTTTTGGTATTCTAATTTCAAGGCGTTTAACGAAACCGATTATACGATTGAATCAAGCGATTGAAAAAATGGCAGAAGGTGACTTAACTTCTCAAGTGGCTGTTATTGGTGGGGCGACAACGCAGAGTGTCGCGGGCAAGGACGAGTTAGAAGCAATGGGGATTTATTTTGATAGTATGGTGAAAAAAATACGCAGTTTGGTTCAACAAATTGCTACCTCAGCAGAGCAGGTAGCAGCATCTTCCGAGGAACTTACGGCAAGTGCAGAACAATCTTCTATAGCTGCCAATCAAGTAGCTGAAACGATAACGGAAGTAGCTTCAGGCAGTGCTTCCCAAATGCAAGCAGTCGATGCTGCAACGGATGTTGTTGAGAAAATGTCTGCTAGTATACAGCAGGTAGCTGCTCATTCTGAAAATGTAGCAGCAACTGCCGAAAAGACCGCGCTTGCTGCCCGAAGTGGTGGTAAGGCAATCGAAGATACTACCAAACAGATGGAAAATATCGAAAAAACAGTAACAAATTCAGCCCAGGTTGTTGAAAAACTTGGCGACCGTTCCAAAGAAATCGGCCAAATTGTTGATACGATTGCTGGAATTGCCGGTCAAACAAATCTCCTTGCATTAAATGCCGCTATCGAAGCAGCACGTGCTGGCGAGCAGGGCAGAGGGTTTGCTGTGGTAGCGGAAGAAGTTCGTAAACTAGCTGAACAATCCGAGGACGCAGCAAAGCATATTGCAGTACTCATTGGTGAAATTCAAGGGGATACAGAAATAGCGGTTAATGTGATGTCTGAAGGAACAAAAGAAGTCAAGCGAGGTTCAGAAGTAGTTCATACAGCAGGCAAGGCCTTCGGCGAAATCTTGAATTTAATAGAGCAAGTTTCTGATCAAATTCGGGATATCTCTGCTGCCATTCAACAGGTAGCAGGTGGTAGTGAGCAAATTGTTTCCTCAATTAAGGAAATCGACAGAATAAGCGGCGCGACAGCAGGATATACGCAAACTGTTTCGGCATCAACTGAGGAACAGTCTGCTTCGATGGAAGAGATCGCCGCTTCCAGTGAAGCCTTAGCCAAAATGTCTGAAGAACTTCGATCGATTATAGCCCAATTTAAAGTATAA
- a CDS encoding gluconate 5-dehydrogenase, which produces MDILKKFSLEGKVALVTGGSYGIGFAIGSAYAQAGAKIVFNDINQDLVDKGIKAYKEAGINAFGYVSDVTKEEEVQAMVAKVEQEVGIIDILVNNAGIIKRIPMHEMSAAEFRQVIDIDLNGPFIVAKAVIPSMIKKGHGKIINICSMMSELGRETVSAYAAAKGGLKMLTRNIASEYGQYNIQCNGLGPGYIATPQTAPLREEGHPFNSFIIAKTPAARWGTPEDLQSPAVFLASDASDFVNGHILYVDGGILAYIGKQP; this is translated from the coding sequence ATGGATATTTTGAAAAAGTTTTCCCTGGAGGGAAAAGTTGCATTAGTAACTGGCGGATCGTATGGAATAGGTTTTGCAATTGGGAGTGCTTATGCCCAAGCAGGTGCAAAGATTGTTTTTAATGATATAAATCAAGATTTGGTGGATAAAGGAATCAAAGCTTATAAAGAAGCTGGAATCAATGCTTTTGGCTATGTATCTGACGTAACTAAGGAAGAGGAAGTACAAGCCATGGTAGCAAAAGTGGAACAAGAGGTTGGTATCATTGATATTCTTGTAAACAACGCTGGTATTATTAAACGTATTCCGATGCATGAAATGTCAGCAGCAGAATTTCGTCAGGTAATCGATATCGATTTAAATGGACCATTTATCGTGGCAAAAGCAGTAATACCTTCAATGATTAAAAAAGGTCATGGGAAAATTATCAACATCTGTTCGATGATGAGTGAACTTGGACGTGAAACAGTATCTGCGTATGCAGCCGCTAAAGGCGGATTGAAGATGTTAACAAGAAATATTGCATCAGAATATGGACAGTATAATATCCAATGTAATGGCCTTGGACCTGGTTATATTGCAACCCCACAAACAGCACCTCTAAGAGAAGAAGGACATCCATTCAATAGCTTTATTATTGCAAAAACACCGGCTGCTCGCTGGGGAACACCTGAAGATTTACAGAGCCCTGCAGTATTTTTAGCATCCGATGCTTCTGATTTTGTTAACGGACATATCCTTTATGTAGATGGCGGTATCTTAGCTTATATTGGAAAACAACCGTAA
- a CDS encoding sigma-54-dependent Fis family transcriptional regulator — protein MSKIAFIAPDKQLFLQGKEIIQQLGLEHKFDLYLARLNRGIRLAKKLQNEDVDVIVSRGGTAQLIIESKVKIPVVEIPITGQDLAQVFHESKRLTGLPHPKVAILAYRNMVNDIEVLSKILAIELVIYPLKTVEDIPAKIAEVVATNANIVVGGIKTVLLAAEKGLQTHLIRSGDFSIRSAFLEAQKIALGRKFEKERSQEFKALVDYSLEGIISINQERVIKVFNRAAERLLNRSAKEMLGKRIDSLLNFINVETCLIEGQQSIGQVIQLGAIWITFNIAPIIVDQSIIGAIITFQDVTRIQEMELRIRNEVIARKFVAKYNFSDILGVSPQIIESKRIAQEMSSINATVLISGESGTGKELFAQSIHNASPRKNGPFVAINCAALPQNLLESELFGYVEGAFTGATKKGKPGLFEMAHRGTIFLDEISEMDKYGQSRLLRVLQEKQVMRLGDDKYIPVDIRIIAATNKNLLELIKEGHFRQDLFYRLKVLTITLPSLRNRRTDVKYLAQHFLHHYQRKYLKHLEITPSGYDYLANYFWPGNVRELKFFIERLVVIANEKTITEIVLQKYWDDRESAPELANDTVEVPLLSEEDRIICALTQYNSNITQTARSLGMDRSTLYRKLKNYRIEVKKTY, from the coding sequence TTGTCTAAAATAGCCTTTATTGCTCCGGACAAACAATTGTTTTTGCAAGGCAAAGAAATTATCCAGCAACTTGGCTTAGAGCATAAATTTGACCTTTATTTAGCAAGGCTGAATCGCGGAATTCGCCTTGCTAAGAAACTACAAAACGAAGATGTTGATGTGATTGTTTCCAGAGGAGGAACCGCTCAATTAATTATTGAATCAAAAGTTAAAATCCCTGTGGTTGAAATCCCCATCACTGGCCAAGACTTGGCCCAAGTTTTTCATGAATCAAAGAGGCTAACAGGGTTACCTCATCCGAAAGTTGCCATACTAGCCTACCGCAATATGGTAAACGACATTGAAGTACTTTCAAAAATTCTTGCTATTGAGTTAGTCATTTATCCTCTGAAAACCGTCGAGGATATTCCTGCAAAAATAGCGGAAGTAGTAGCAACAAATGCCAATATTGTAGTGGGTGGAATCAAAACAGTACTGTTAGCTGCAGAAAAAGGCCTACAAACTCACCTTATCCGATCTGGAGATTTCTCCATTCGGTCCGCTTTTCTAGAAGCGCAAAAAATAGCCTTAGGCCGAAAATTTGAAAAAGAACGATCCCAAGAATTCAAAGCATTAGTGGACTATTCCTTAGAAGGTATTATTAGCATCAATCAAGAGCGGGTTATTAAAGTTTTTAATAGGGCAGCAGAGCGGTTATTAAATCGTTCTGCCAAAGAAATGCTCGGCAAAAGAATAGACTCCCTGCTTAATTTTATAAACGTTGAAACATGTTTAATAGAAGGACAGCAATCCATAGGCCAAGTTATACAACTTGGTGCTATTTGGATTACCTTTAACATTGCACCTATCATTGTTGACCAATCTATCATTGGAGCAATCATTACTTTCCAGGATGTCACACGTATTCAAGAAATGGAACTTAGAATCCGCAATGAAGTGATCGCTAGGAAATTTGTTGCAAAATATAACTTTAGTGATATCTTAGGAGTCTCCCCTCAGATTATAGAAAGCAAGCGAATTGCCCAAGAAATGTCTTCTATTAATGCCACTGTATTAATCTCTGGCGAATCAGGCACGGGCAAGGAATTATTTGCCCAAAGTATTCACAACGCAAGCCCTAGGAAGAATGGACCTTTTGTTGCCATCAACTGTGCCGCTTTACCACAAAATTTGCTTGAAAGTGAACTCTTCGGTTATGTCGAAGGAGCATTTACGGGTGCAACCAAAAAGGGAAAACCAGGTTTATTTGAAATGGCTCATAGGGGCACCATATTTCTTGATGAAATTTCTGAGATGGACAAATACGGGCAAAGCCGATTACTGCGGGTATTGCAAGAAAAGCAAGTCATGCGTCTAGGAGATGACAAATATATTCCTGTAGACATAAGGATCATTGCCGCTACCAATAAAAACTTGCTGGAACTTATTAAAGAAGGCCATTTCCGGCAAGATCTTTTTTACAGACTTAAAGTGTTAACAATAACGTTACCGTCATTGCGTAATCGCCGCACCGATGTAAAATATCTCGCACAACATTTTTTGCACCACTATCAAAGAAAGTACCTTAAACATCTGGAAATTACGCCTTCAGGATACGACTATCTAGCGAATTACTTTTGGCCAGGAAATGTTAGAGAACTAAAGTTTTTTATTGAAAGGCTCGTCGTAATAGCAAATGAAAAAACGATTACTGAGATTGTTTTACAAAAGTATTGGGACGACAGAGAATCCGCTCCAGAGCTTGCTAATGATACAGTCGAGGTGCCTTTACTATCAGAAGAAGATAGGATTATTTGTGCATTAACACAATATAATTCGAATATAACCCAAACAGCTAGATCCTTAGGTATGGATCGAAGTACACTTTATCGCAAACTAAAAAACTATAGAATCGAAGTCAAGAAAACCTACTAG
- a CDS encoding TIGR03943 family protein — MPQLNRDIFVRVVLLLGFIILLFSIITTSQLTLYVHPRVTSLIKISGYILFMMFLRQCWNLKKAWNQSVCGSHSHRTYWKYSPFVLTLLIAFILPNSSLNASLVNNKGLNSQISNEVSNREYRPLADELRQTNFIKVSDQNFLGVMSEINRYPKEYAGKEIEMKGFIFKGSATSPNRFSLVRYVIGCCVADASPYGLLCEIKDAANYTDGNWYQIQGIIETNEYQGKEFPIIKITWVKQIDALFSPYVFP; from the coding sequence ATGCCACAATTAAACAGGGATATTTTCGTAAGAGTTGTACTATTATTGGGATTTATTATACTGTTATTTTCAATAATCACTACTAGCCAGTTAACTTTATATGTTCATCCCAGAGTTACGAGTTTAATCAAAATATCCGGATATATACTCTTTATGATGTTTCTAAGACAGTGTTGGAATTTAAAGAAGGCATGGAATCAGTCTGTATGCGGATCTCATAGTCATAGAACATATTGGAAATATTCCCCGTTCGTTCTGACCTTGTTAATCGCTTTTATATTACCGAATTCATCTCTTAACGCAAGCTTAGTTAATAATAAAGGCTTGAATAGTCAGATTTCCAATGAAGTTTCTAACAGAGAATACCGGCCATTGGCAGATGAACTTCGACAAACAAACTTTATTAAAGTTTCGGATCAAAACTTTCTTGGAGTTATGTCTGAAATTAATCGTTATCCTAAAGAGTATGCAGGGAAAGAGATTGAGATGAAGGGATTTATTTTTAAAGGTTCAGCAACATCTCCCAATCGGTTCTCTTTAGTTAGATATGTTATTGGATGTTGTGTGGCAGATGCTTCTCCTTATGGTCTCTTGTGCGAAATTAAAGATGCAGCGAATTACACTGATGGAAATTGGTATCAAATTCAAGGAATTATAGAAACCAATGAGTATCAAGGAAAAGAATTTCCTATTATTAAAATTACATGGGTCAAGCAAATCGATGCGTTGTTTTCTCCTTATGTTTTCCCTTAA